One window of Ictalurus punctatus breed USDA103 chromosome 22, Coco_2.0, whole genome shotgun sequence genomic DNA carries:
- the lmbrd2a gene encoding G-protein coupled receptor-associated protein LMBRD2B isoform X1, with amino-acid sequence MSWVALAVDVLVALVLALVLLHRYGDVRKQQRVVLLATLLAWFLCFLIAFTIPLDVSTTIYNQCVTDNNHVVTTIPSHSNQTSNISVFPTSRLPKVCHKPWSYIPDGILPVFWRVVYWTSQFLTWLLIPFMQSYARSGGFSISGKIKTALIENAIYYGTYLFIFCSLLIYVAISPQWHLSWYDLRTIGITAANTWGLFLLVLLLGYGLVEIPRSCWLASCHGHLLSKTYFKAAKLMTEKTDAEENLEDVMEDVRAVNESIKYNHPLRKCIDTILKKCPVEYQEKMGRNMDDYEDFDDKRNPYPSKKSLVKLHKQVIYAVQRHNRTQVQWQIFLDEAFRLEDVAKNEISSACQFVHSQPSNQSDGCFRNYIYTPAAEWYWECVLRRWCYRVLSVVLCVLSVLVVWSECTFFSTQPVLSVFAIFIQIAERKYNYIYIEVACFITIFYLCYCVYSTVFRIRVFNYYYLAPHHQTDAYSLQFSGMLFCRLTPPLCLNFLGVIHMDSTISHQDRQQTSYTSIMGSMQVLSFIANGFYIYYPMLIVLLCIATYFSLGTRCLNLLGFQQFMGDSDLTSDLVDEGKELIRRERRKRQRTEDAENRRREWREKYVPRTRSSYSEIREGDSPSRRGQCDRTELLQDVEPLDFNGDDTQEVENRRYGYLSTSGSRTRVFDDV; translated from the exons ATGAGCTGGGTGGCGCTGGCCGTGGACGTGTTGGTGGCATTGGTGTTGGCGCTGGTGCTGCTGCATCGTTACGGTGACGTACGGAAACAGCAGCGTGTGGTTCTACTGGCCACGCTCCTCGCCTGGTTCCTCTGTTTCCTCATCGCCTTCACCATCCCACTCGACGTCAGCACG accaTCTATAATCAGTGTGTGACTGATAACAACCATGTGGTAACTACAATACCAAGTCACTCCAACCAGACGTCCAACATCTCAGTGTTTCCCACTTCCAG gttacCGAAGGTATGTCACAAACCATGGAGTTACATTCCAGACGGGATCCTGCCAGTGTTCTGGAGAGTGGTGTACTGGACGTCTCAGTTCCTCACATG gctcCTGATCCCGTTCATGCAGTCGTACGCTCGTTCTGGAGGATTTTCCATCTCGGGGAAGATAAAAACTGCTCTGATTGAGAATGCCATTTACTACGGCACTTATCTGTTCATCTTCTGCTCGCTGCTCATTTACGTCGCCATCAGTCCACAGTGGCACCTCTCATG GTATGATCTGAGGACCATTGGCATCACAGCAGCAAACACCTGGGGCTTATTCCTACTGGTGTTGTTGCTAGGATACGGCCTGGTGGAAATCCCACGCTCCTGCTGGCTGGCGTCGTGCCACGGACACCTGCTGTCCAAAACCTACTTCAAAGCAGCAAAGCTGATGACGGAGAAAACGGACGCAgaggagaacctggaggacgTGATGGAG GACGTCAGAGCTGTTAATGAGTCTATCAAGTACAACCATCCACTGAGGAAGTGTATCGACACCATTCTGAAGAAG TGTCCTGTAGAGTATCAGGAGAAAATGGGGAGGAACATGGATGATTACGAGGACTTTGATGATAAGAGGAATCCATATCCAAGCAAGAAGAGCCTGGTCAAACTCCATAaacag gtgATCTATGCGGTACAGAGGCATAATCGCACTCAGGTACAGTGGCAGATCTTCTTAGACGAAGCGTTTCGCTTGGAAGATGTGGCTAAAAACGAGATTAGCTCCGCCTGCCAGTTTGTCCACAGCCAACCCTCCAACCAATCAGACGGCTGCTTCAGGAACTACATCTACACACCTGCTGCAG agtggTATTGGGAGTGTGTGTTGCGGAGGTGGTGTTACCGTGTGTTGTCggtggtgttgtgtgtgttgtcgGTGTTGGTGGTTTGGTCCGAGTGTACGTTCTTCAGCACGCAGCCTGTTTTGTCAGTGTTCGCCATCTTCATCCAGATCGCTGAGAGGAAATACAACTACATCTACatagag GTGGCGTGTTTCATCACCATCTTTTACCTGTGTTACTGCGTTTACTCCACCGTGTTCCGCATCAgagtatttaattattattatctcgCACCACATCACCAGACTGACGCCTACAGCCTGCAGTTCAGCGGCAt gttgttTTGTCGCCTGACACCACCACTGTGTTTGAATTTTCTGGGTGTGATTCACATGGACTCCACCATCTCACACCAGGACAGACAACAGACCTCATACACATCA ATTATGGGTTCGATGCAGGTTTTGTCGTTCATTGCTAAcggattttatatttattacccCATGCTCATCGTGCTGCTCTGCATCGCCACCTACTTCAG tttGGGGACGAGGTGTTTGAATCTGTTGGGTTTTCAGCAGTTTATGGGTGACAGTgatttgacctctgaccttgtAGATGAAGGGAAAGAACTCATCCGCAGAG agaggagaaagaggcaGAGAACAGAGGATGCTGAGAACAGAAGAAgg gagtgGAGGGAGAAGTATGTGCCTAGAACTCGGAGTTCCTACTCAGagatcagagaaggtgacagTCCCAGCAGACGAG gtcagtGTGACCGGACTGAGCTCCTGCAGGATGTTGAGCCGCTGGATTTTAACGGAGATGATACACAAGAAGTGGAGAACAGGAG gtaCGGTTATCTCTCCACCTCAGGGTCTCGCACTCGCGTCTTCGATGATGTGTGA
- the lmbrd2a gene encoding serine protease FAM111B isoform X2: MNNGCKEEGEKSGPDMDTTKIKTENHGHTLRFRYGDNKYTMFCNAPMTVQERLQTNETFKSIYNKKQNGRKKELVIKREKMPRGAVTPNFPCCLLNDDELLDISFISSGGNSVIVKTPKPTVLSPERLISFYIKTRGDTNIRMLMKNNELKRTVDHVCVYAVKGETVKVALKRDGRFNKGIFKKGVLYEEETESTVNLSNLVDHLDGKQFQFKVSLYQTGSQESSQEMNQEFETVKDEKSEVPEPPQEKTPNEDFTKAQEKKTETPLKEQKTKKYPETKEIPNTQEILNLLRAQHGDLLKTLKEREKLKNNVDVKRFFREGYDKSAQSILEVKRVKRLMKLSDSVCQIRMNGSGRGTGFLLFRRFVLTNAHVVGDLFPCTTKLKHNLTAAFGFEDLNSVGKVIPVKKDVVAFFKGKDEMRNYLDFALLELSSDEDQSSDGELSSDGELSSDGELSSDGELSSDGELSSDEDQSIDGELSSDGDQSSDGKYPGLLRYYSTPPIRGGVCIIGHPGGGVKLMDPCFIIAKDDILQAAERYFNDNKTPCVFHVLTQQCLAEDKEKRESQIIYHSCFFHGSSGSPLFDDNCNLIGLHTGGYVYEGEGKKTRSVMEYGLPMFPILVQIFIQCSEKRPDIVQYFENQNNMKLVLKVAKEQLESRPQPMDISP; encoded by the exons ATGAATAACGGTTGTAAAGAGGAGGGGGAGAAGAGTGGACCGGACATGGACACTACTAAGATA aaaacagaaaatcaCGGACACACCTTGAGATTCCGTTACGGAGACAACAAATACACCATGTTCTGTAATGCACCCATGACCGTCCAGGAGAGACTTCAGACTAACGAAACATTTAAATCCATctataataaaaaacagaacggaagaaagaaggaattggttatcaagagagagaaaatgccCAGAGGTGCTGTGACACCAAACTTCCCCTGCTGTCTGCTCAACGACGACGAGCTTCTGGACATCAGTTTCATCAGCTCAGGTGGAAACAGCGTCATAGTGAAGACGCCGAAACCCACTGTTCTCTCGCCTGAACGTTTGATCAGTTTCTACATCAAGACAAGGGGCGATACAAATATCCGCATGCTGATGAAAAACAATGAATTGAAAAGAACCGTGgatcacgtgtgtgtgtatgcagtgaaAGGAGAAACCGTGAAAGTGGCACTGAAGCGTGATGGGCGATTTAACAAAGGGATTTTCAAGAAAGGGGTTCTCTATGAGGAGGAAACCGAGAGCACAGTGAATCTGTCTAATCTCGTTGATCATCTGGATGGAAAGCAGTTTCAATTCAAAGTTTCTCTTTATCAGACAGGCAGTCAGGAGTCGAGTCAGGAGATGAATCAGGAGTTTGAAACAGTGAAGGATGAAAAAAGTGAAGTTCCTGAACCTCCTCAGGAAAAAACACCCAATGAAGACTTCACCAAGGCTCAAGAGAAGAAAACGGAGACACCACTGAAAGAACAGAAGACTAAAAAATACCCAGAAACAAAAGAGATCCCAAACACACAGGAGATCCTGAACCTTCTGCGAGCTCAGCATGGAGATTTGTTGAAGACACTGAAAGAACGAGAGAAGCTGAAGAATAATGTTGATGTGAAGAGGTTCTTCAGAGAGGGGTACGATAAAAGTGCTCAGAGCATTTTGGAGGTGAAGAGAGTGAAGCGATTGATGAAGTTGTCTGACTCCGTCTGCCAGATCCGCATGAATGGTTCTGGAAGAGGAACCGGATTCCTGCTCTTTCGCAGATTTGTCCTCACCAACGCACATGTTGTTGGAGACTTATTTCCTTGTACAACAAAACTGAAACACAATCTAACAGCTGCATTTGGATTTGAAGATTTGAACTCTGTAGGAAAAGTGATACCAGTGAAGAAGGACGTTGTTGCCTTTTTCAAGGGGAAAGATGAAATGAGGAACTACCTGGATTTTGCTTTGCTGGAACTGAGCAGCGATGAAGATCAGAGCAGCGATGGAGAACTGAGCAGCGATGGAGAACTGAGCAGCGATGGAGAACTGAGCAGCGATGGAGAACTGAGCAGTGATGGAGAACTGAGCAGCGATGAAGATCAGAGCATCGATGGAGAACTGAGCAGTGATGGAGATCAGAGCAGCGATGGAAAATATCCTGGATTGTTGAGGTACTACAGCACTCCACCCATCAGGGGTGGTGTCTGCATAATTGGACAcccagggggtggagtcaaACTAATGGACCCCTGTTTTATAATCGCAAAAGATGACATTCTACAAGCAGCAGAGAGATACTTTAATGATAACAAAACCCCTTGTGTCTTTCACGTCCTAACACAGCAGTGCTTGGCTGAGGACAAGGAAAAACGTGAATCCCAGATCATTTACCATTCCTGTTTCTTCCATGGATCATCTGGCTCACCGCTGTTTGACGACAACTGCAACCTGATTGGTCTTCACACCGGTGGATACGTTTATGAAGGAGAAGGGAAGAAAACGAGGAGTGTGATGGAGTACGGCCTGCCGATGTTCCCCATTCTGGTACAGATCTTCATACAGTGCAGTGAGAAGAGACCTGATATAGTTCAGTACTTTGAGAACCAAAACAACATGAAATTAGTTCTTAAAGTGGCAAAAGAACAGCTAGAGAGTCGTCCTCAGCCCATGGACATTTCACCATAA